Within Carassius carassius chromosome 8, fCarCar2.1, whole genome shotgun sequence, the genomic segment TTGGCTCATTCAAATTCTGCAATCTGGTTTACATAACAAATGTTATGAGAAATAATTACAGCTGCTGCTTGAGTTGACtgtgatgttaaattgtgttgtattaatttatttcattgtgTCTTATTTTGTGTCATTACCTCTGCTTGGCACAGCCACTCTGGTAAAATAGATTTTAAGTCTCAAGAGTTTCTATTTTCCTGGTAATATAAAGGTTGAATAAATCTGCCTCTGTGTGAATGTAGCCAGAGTGGTTTGGAACCGACAGCATTAATAGGTATTAGTAAGTATTCATTTATTCAGGTGTTACTAGGTCAAAAGGGTACAAAGGATAGTTTGATCAAAGGATGATAATTTGGACAAGGGTTAAATTTCCCATCTCACCTCACGTCCTCTAGCTTTCTGGTAATGGCTGAGCCCACGCTGGAGAACGCCGTCGTCGCCTTCTGACCCACTTGGGACAGGGTCTCGGAGGTCTTCTTATACCTGTCAGCACAGACGGGGGACAGATGTGTACAGAAAATGTATACAACATAACAGTAAAAGATCATGTAATTCTAACAGCTGGAGTGAGCTAGTTAAATCAAGCACGTTCACAACTGCATGTCTTTAATGTAATTCAGCCAAATGGCAAGTGTGAATTGCACAGCAGAAGCATTGACAGATGGAGCCGCTCCTCCGCAGCAGTACGAGGCAGGTGCCTGAGGCGAGTGAGGGCACGTACGCAGTAGAGGTGGTGACTTCATGCCAGCCTTTGCTCAAGTTCTGTTTGAACTCGTTGAGTGGAGTGATGCCCAATTTCCGCTTGATGTCTGCCACCTGCTTCTCTTTGGCCGCCAGCACCTGAGAAAGAGTCTGGATCTCATCTTCCACCTGTAAGGAAACAGGATAGAAGAATTCACCTGACATGGAAAAAATAGCTGAGTGgtgacactcaaaaaaaaaaaaaatccagtggaCTGATGGGTTTATCCATGAGCTCCAGTCAGAAGATACAGCATGTGTTGAAAGAGTATAGAAAAAGGCACTGCAAAATGAGTTCAGCCTTGAGAATAAACCATATTTGCTTCCAAGACAATCTCATCCATTGAATGAAGCATTTTTGGTTGGAATCTGAAATATAAAAAGATTGAAATATGCAGACCTTTGCTAGCTCACTGTGAAGCTCAGCTTGCTCTTCCTCAGTTAGGGCCGTGTAGGGCGAAGAGGGCACTGCATTCACTGCATCTTCGCCTACTTCTGGGATGAAGTCTGGACTCTTGGgccctacaaaaaataaaataaaacaaaaaacacacacacaagcatggggtgaaaaacattttaaggtGATTTAGAATGCCAATAAAATAGCTAGTCTAAGAAAAGGTTGCAGGCTTGAACCAAGTGTGCCACACATGTCCTGAAAGTTGAACCCAAAACATTTTGATTGCCCCCTGGTGGCTGgctgcaaatgtgtcatattacccACCCTCTCCATGAGTATAGAGGTCTCAAATTATGGGAAATAAAATCACAAGGAGAGAGATACAATTACTacggagcccctctggtcccactttgtcaaaaaaaaatatatataactaactcgtggcctcaagataagttaagtcgtggcctcaagataagttaagtcgtggcctcaagataagttaagtcgtggcctcaagataagttaagtcgtggcctcaagataagttaagtcgtggcctcaagataagttaagtcgtggcctcaagataagttaactcgtggcctcaagataagttaagtcgtggcctcaagataagttaactcgtggcctcaagataagttaagtcgtggcctcaagataagttaagtcgtggcctcaagataagttaagtcgtggcctcaagataagttaactcgtggcctcaagataagttaactcgtggcctcaagataagttaagtcgtggcctcaagataagttaagtcgtggcctcaagataagttaagtcgtggcctcaagataagttaagtcgtggcctcaagataagttaagtcgtggcctcaagataagttaagtcgtggcctcaagataagttaagtcgtggcctcaagataagttaagtcgtggcctcaagataagttaagtcgtggcctcaagataagttaagtcgtggcctcaagataagttaagtcgtggcctcaagataagttaactcgtggcctcaagatagtgaagtgtctgacacatggaccctttgttattaaactggacctgtactgtagtgcaatgtaatacttcacattctgtgcaatattatctgttttaatattcagtgtaatataatttgctgcagttctgcttctatttatttactagtgctgttcatcacaatcaattcaattctgttaatacagtaatgtaaatcttgtaggctgcatatccatagtcctttataattcttcttcatattttatagcatatttttatactttttacatgtatataggctacttgtttatttaccaacttatattattatttatattcctttaaatgtcttgatgtgcacatcaactgtgacacaagaattgtcccccgggttatcaatatcaataaagatcaataaagtaattctgattctgattttaagtTAACCTATAGTAGTTTGCAGGATGGTCCATTAATTATTGAAGtgtttcacattttggaaaaGCATGTCCGTGTAGACTATGATAAAACGTCAGAAGAGGGCGTTCTAGACTTTGGTCACGGTACCTCCGTCtggctgtatgtatttatgtgtatttcccGGTATTTCCCAGTTGACGGCAAGGAGTtgcgggatgagaatgcgttagatgaTCATATGAATAATTAGCATAACAAGTTAAGCAGGCTAATTCAACGTTAATGGCTATCAAGTCCGATAAAATTTGTAACGTTAGTAACAGAGACTAAGATAGCAGTTACTTGATAACCATTAACGTTGAATTAGCCTTCTTAACTTGTTATGCTAATACATTTCAACTGGGAAATACCgggaaatacacataaatacatacagccaGACGGAGGTACCGTGACCTAAGCCTAGAACGCCCTCTGCTGACGTTTTATCATAGTCTACACGGACATGCttttccaaaatgtgaaacaCTTCAATAATTAATGGACCATCCTGCACACTACTATAGGTTAacttaaaatcagaatcagaattactttattgatctttattgatattgataacccgggggacaattcttgtgtcacagttgatgtgcacatcaagacatttaaaggaatataaataataatataagttggtaaataaacaagtagcctatatacatgtaaaaagtataaaaatatgctataaaatatgaagaagaattataaaggactatggatatgcagcctacaagatttacattactgtattaacagaattgaattgattgtgatgaacagcactagtaaataaatagaagcagAACTGCCGCAAACTATATTACACcgaatattaaaacagataaaatatgggcgtattcaagccgcgcgcttcagtttgaatctgaatagcgcgttcagcgcgggggcatggtcacattagatataatgaagggagacatgaaaaacagacatcgcgttgttttcatatggattactttatcacagaatatttgttttcggtagcacttgcttagtttaaaagtagacatgtcaagctttctatagatatctctctcatgtctctttgttgagtatacactgagttacagttcattttaatgacgtgtttgtaaatgaagatcagcgcagacaaaggctgcagacagcgcaccttgtttgttatctttattttataagtgcacaaagttttgttattattatgtctgtatccaaaaaaagtagaccctttacagattcgattgatgtattgctcttatctgtacgattaaaactgaaagtgtaatttaagttcttttcggggttatcaggagaaaatgactcaaaacgcgtatacgTGTTAATCGTCTCCAGAgggttaacttatcttgaggccacgacttaacttatcttgaggccacgacttaacttatcttgaggccacgacttaacttatcttgaggccacgacttaacttatcttgaggccacgacttaacttatcttgaggccacgacttaacttatcttgaggccacgacttaacttatcttgaggccacgacttaacttatcttgaggccacgacttagttatatattttttttttttgacaaagtgggaccagaggggctccgtAAATTACAATTAAGAgacaaaagttttatttacctgaaactaaaataacattgtatgACAAAGTTAGAATAACAAGTATAAAAGTTGTATAAAAGCAACAATTtcgcaatcatttttttttattctgagacagaaatgtactttttttctAGTGATGCCTTTTAGAAGTTCTTTAAACAATTTCCATTGATCTTTTGTGATATAAATTTTTAGCATCAAGTTTATATTAAGTTGAACTGTTATTCTGAATGTAAGTGCTATTAGCTCAGTGGTGAGAATGACTCTGGTTCGGATTTAGAAATCATGTAGAGTCAGACGTCAGACCAGAAGGGAAAAGGAGAAACATGAAGGAAGATGAGGAGGTCAGAAAGAAGTCATGTGTCAAAGAGCTTTAAAACTTTATAAGGTGCGTGTCACATGATGGACACCCACCCAAGGGCTCACGCAAGTCTGGAAGATGTACTTTGATGCCTCCACTGACAGACCATAGTAGGATatacaacataaataaaaaaaaactcttggaTGTCACCATTATGTGGGCTGATGACTAGAAGGAAAGGCCAAAAATTCAGCACTGTCGATCAAACTGACAACAGTATGACAGCCCTGGATGAACAGCTCTGCACTGCACTGTATATTATACTGTAATGCTATCAGCTGACGCGCTTGTTCTTATTCAGTACAATCAGTATTTAAGTGCATCCCATGTTTATTGGATTAACAGAATAACCTGATAAAACCATTCACTTTGTTAAAACAGATTCCAGAGCTTTGACAAAACCAGCCTTTTCTGTGGTAGCTGGGAAAAATAACTCCTGCCCATGTCAATTTTATGCCTACATTCAGTAGAGGTCAAATATGAGGTTCAGGTCTTAACTTGCAGCTGGGAGTTTTAATACATGTTACAGGAAGAAACATAAAAGTTGCATCACATGAGAAGGGTGTGCAACTCATTTGTAAGCAGCTTGCTTGGTATTTCTGGAAAAACTGGTAGGTTTGCCTCCCACTTTAACTTACCATAAAGGTAATTAGGAACAGAAGAGAGTTTCATTTATAGCTTGTTTGACAACAAATtcctaacaaaatatttttagtgtGTTTGGCTTCTCTTGACAAAACTTTTGCCTCTTAAAATTAGTAGAATTGTACACGCAACCATATACATTTCTAATATGTTCAAGTTTAGTACAGATGATACAAGTTGCTTTGGTAAAAGGCGTGAATGTTGGACGCAGTTTGAATCAAATGAGTGATTTCCTACCTTCTATGTTCTCTTTCACAATGTCTAGTTTGATGCAACATTTTCTCCCTATTAAAACTACATCTGCTGATTGTGACAGGACTACAGGTTACACATGAGGGGACACTGACAGTGTGTCATGTACATTCTTAATGGGAAATTAATATTGAAAGTGTCAATTTGAAACAGTTGCGTGGTTAACAGGAAGATCCATATGACATCACTTGTAATGGAAATTATGACTACAACCAGTGCCTGAAGTGGTGAGAAGcaatgcataaaatattttactgtaaaatcatgcttcatatataattatttaaaccgGTTCAATGCACACAACATTTTTCTACTGTGGGTAAGAAAAAATGTGGCTCATTCCtccaatatatttttttgtaaaacctAGAGGCAGTGCACAAAGTCATCTGACACTggcatataattattattatttttgtaaattaacatcagtgttaaaaacagtacattattactgtaattatttaaagatacgtaacaatagtaataatatcaTGCTTAAGCCACATTTAAAATTAGTTAATTTAATTGCTTTGGATAACAAACTATTAAAACAAATGGCATATGTATAGATGatacttttttctctctcctcaCTTTCCGAGTCATTCTTAACGCAAGTATGAAGACTTATGAAGTACCGGTAGTGGAAAAACACTAGATcaccaagaaaagaaaaaaaaactcactgtgGAGTATGGATGTTAAAAGAAATGCATTAAATTCTTTCCAGCAGCCAAGATGTAATGAAAGCGCTTAAGATTGGTTCAGACATTCCTGATTTCATCACCcgttttaatgtaataattccCATTTATAAGTTTCAACATCCACAACATCTGTCCTCTAGTTCGATCGATCTAATCGATTTCTCCACACATGGATTTCCAGATACACAATAACAAGATTACGAATGGGCTGCCATCTCACGAATCACCATATAAAAGAAAAGTTTCCAACCCTGATGTGCCATGACAGCTCACAGGACTGACCGAtgacctctctctgtctctgtaatGAGATTGATGGCCCAGTGTAAACACTCTTATAGTTTGTTAACCAAGCTCACTGCTCTTCCATTTAGTGATTACCATCTTAAGTGCATTGTAGTAACACTGTTGGAATAATTCATAGATACAGATTTACAGTACAGAATACTTAAGCGTTTCAGTACCTGCCAGTGTATACAACAAATCCCGTTGTCCTGTTAATTCAGTCAAGCAGTTTTGATAAAAGGGTTTGATGTAATATGAAAACTTAGCTAGTTATCAGTCAGTACTGGAGTACTGGAGTCCCTATTATGGTgattaatgtatatttaattgtgcatgctatttttatcttGAATATTACTACACTGGTGTAGCACCTACTCTCTGTTAATCCTTCTGCTGGATCCCAGTGTTAGAAATGAGAAACTAGATGTTATTTTTTAACAAGGATCTTGATTATTTCAGTCCAATCTTTCAGACTGGCAGAAAAAATtgcatgaaaaattaaaaaaaaaactgacaagagTTGAATGCggggaaaaatttaaataaagaaatattacaaatgaataataatacaatCAATGTTTAGTAAAGATGGCACTTTCTGAGTCTGCATTAGCCCGAGTGTTATTCTGCAACCTTACGGCCCACTTGAACAGCATCTGCTCCTGACAGAAGAGCTTCTTCAAAACACCAGCACTTGACAGGAAGTGGGCTCTCCCGTACTTTCCATAACATTCTCCGTGTCTCCCTGTCCTACTGTGACAAACACCAGTCcacacctaaacacacacacacacacacacacacccaccgaGCACCTGAACAAACACAGTTACCTCTGAGCGGCAGTACCGGTGAACCAGGGGGAGTGAAGCTCTCTTTGGGTGACAGATAGAGGTAGCTGGTGTTCACTCCCTGCTCAAAGTTGAACGGAGACTTGTACTCCTCTACAGGTTCCTCCATGCTGCCCATAAACAGGAAGCTTCCTGGACACTAAGTGATTGCATGTGATCGAGCCTGTTAGGATATCACTGTGCCGATTGTCCCATCTTCTAGCTACGGTTGCAAGTATAAGTGTGTGTTGCGGATTCTGCAGTGCTAGCATGGATCACATGATGTCCAGCCTGAGACAACGACAGCAGCACGTTAATAAGTTACCTCTCCAGAGCGCTCTATTTCCGTCACGAGCCGACACTCCCAGCTGTAATCTCAGCGGTCCTTGTGGGGTTTGTTGACAATCCTGTAAAAGTGCCACATTTTCACTGTTCTCAATGGCTGAAAAAAGCAATCGCCTTCAGCTGTTCCTGTGCTGAACTAGCTCATGCTCAGCCCCTCCGTCCATATTATCATCCATGGGAAATGAAGATCCATTTGTCCCCTGGTCACATGACACTGGGGAAAGCCCATGAAAAGGAGGCTGTAATCTGTGGTGGCCTAGATTACAATGTTAATCCATtacaaatggcctccacagtgcTTAAGATACACACCGGTTGCACAACCGAAATGGATTCAGCCAAGCGCAAGACATTCAGAAGTGATGATACCTAAAGGCCAACACACACTCAGGGGTCTTCAGTACCATTATACTGTAAGATTTTACATCCCTGCTGCATTATATCGCACAATTTATGGGTCCTGTTAAATAGTGGAGAATCATgaattaatgctttttttttttgaggtcagAAAAATCACCAGAGACACAGAACTCTCACTGAATAGTGATCTGAGCAACCATATGGTCCAAAATCTGCATTGCAGTTCAtctgcacaaaacaaaacacacacattttattttaaatcagcatGAACTAATTTTCTAACCATTTTTCCCCTTATTATGACATATTTATTGACCCTATGTAGCCCCGCCCCCTTTTAGTGCTGCGTCTGTTGTCTTCTGTCTTCGGGTTGTATTTCCACAGTGATCtcacgaatgaatgaatgaaccttACTGGTTTACTGACATCTGATAAGACATTTGGTTTAAACATTACAGTGCTCACAATAACTTTTGTTAACTATACAATACATAAATCCACTTTACCAGCTAAATTACTATTAGACAGTGATGCCATAAATATACAGTGCTACTGCACAAACAGAaattcaaagacaattttttaaagaTGACGTTTGTGTTTCGCTGGAGAATAAGGTCAATACACAAGTGAAATGGTTTTTCGAAAGAGAAAAAAGCACGTTAAACACGTTAGAGCTGTGAGGGGGAGGGGACATTCAAGGGcatgttcatttaaaaataataataataataataatcaggtgCATggataattcatttaaaatatacattgcaACGTTCCAAAATTAAGAAtcatccattttgatttcatagtgactttaaaaatacaataattataaaataattattatagtaaaaaaaggcgttattataattaatttatatatatatatatatttttttttttcatatttgatatTTGTGGATGTTTGTTTAAATGATCCCTGTCAGGCACTCCATCATAACAAGTTATATGAAAATGGAAAACAATTCAAAACTTTGCTATACTCTCCAGTATTATCTTTAACAGGAAATGGTCATGCAAAATGTATCAAGTTTATGAAAAATGCAAAAACTAGTTTCAGTATGTGTTAACCTCAAGGATACAAATATCCTATGTACAAATGTTCATAGCTGTTTTAAAAAACGTATTGATATCGGCCAGAATTTCACTCACGTCTATGAGTGCAAACTCTTTTTACATGACTCTGTTTGAACAGCTTGACACAGCAACACTGCCAACAATATATTTTGGAATTTCATTTGGTGCCACTAGTGGTGCAGAAACACCAGACATAAGCACATCCTTACACATTCCTAATTCATCTCCTCAGCTTTTAAAATACGCACATGCTATGTATGACAAACCCTCTACAGAGCTTTGTCCCTGAGGAGCTGGAATTACACATCACTGCCTGACTACAGTAGCTGTCTTATGTGGGACGGGTCTGCTGTCTCCAGTCGAGATCAGCGAGAACAGCTAATGATACAAAGAATCTGGTTCAAATGAGAGTCACAGAGACTCTGTTCAGCTCAGCTGTATTCACATGGGCATACAAGAGCCAAGCAGTGACAAACACACGTGTGCTTGTGTGTGCACGTCAATTAACACTCTGACTACTTTCATGTCAAACGTCTAGGATGGCAGTACCTTGACACCTCCGCACTGCTGTGTGCAGGTTAGTACCTGGATATTGGTCTTTCACCAAAGTCCTTGTTGGCTTCCATCCAGACTAGATTGCACAACAAAAGCATGCAGATGTTCAAATGGAGACTTGAATGCAATCTGCAGCCATCGGCGAAATATAATTTATGCTCCTTTGCATCCCAAATCATTTCCACACAAAACTAATACAGTGAATTTTCAGTAACACTTCAATACCTCTCGGCAAGTTCAGACAAAGCCTTTCTTAATGAGCTTCGCATTGTGGGAGATTTTCACATCATGTGACGAGCTCCATGTTAGAAGGGTCTGTCTATgcaaaaaataaagcaaactgcGGAAATAGAACAGAGAGATTCTATGAAGGAAGATGCCCAACTTCCCATTTAAACCAACGGATGAGAAGTATTGTTTAAAAGAGGAAATAAGCAATAATCACACATTTGTTTTGACTAAATTCTTTGTTAAACAACACGTATTAACCAATTACGTGCTAACTTCTGCCTTTGGCACACTAACATTCTCATGGACATGCATGGACTTGCATTTAAACTCAGAGCTCAAGAACATAAACACCCCACCAAAGAAACAAAGAGGACATTTGAAGCACCTGATAAAGCACAGCGTCTAATCAATTACTGGGTTATTCCAAGCACATTGCGTCCCGTGATTGAGACAAAATGAGAATCATGGGACAAGAGTGCGACTCCAGTGGCCTGGATGGACATATACACAGAGGAATAATTGGCGGGAAATTGAGAAAATGTATCTGCCAACCAGTGGCAAAGAGTGGTAGACAATTTTTAGTGGAAGACCTTACTGACATTGTGTGTGAAGGGCATTTATCTTTTATCAACACTACTGCAAATATTCACTCTTAAGGCTGGCTGTTCATAATGGTCTGTTGGCCACATTGCTGAGAAAAAGCTCATTTTAAAGGGTCACAGCAAGGCCTTAAGTTTCTCCCCTCAGTGCAATGTTAGTCCACACCTTTACTCGGCCAAAACTCTCAACTctatgaaaaatacaataaataaggCACATCTGAAATTACAGAAACCCTGTTCTTCTTCGGTTAAATGATAACTTAACATGCTGATTAAAATCTAAACCATCTTTTAGAAATGGCAAGAAAAGCAGCTCTACTGCTACAATGAAACACTGAGTGAAATGTGATCGCAGGGACCTGCTAGACTCGCACAGATGCTTCTGGAAGATATTGCATAATCAGCTAAAATGTGTGTTATTCcactaaagaatttttttttatattacaacagcaaattttacaattaatttaaattcaatGCATTGGTTCAGTGTTCTTAAGGAGTCAACATTCAGGTTTACTTTTGTTCTGATGTTctttctgctattttcaatatagtgAAAGTGACTAggtgctgtcaagctccaaaaaggcaCATTTATATGCCAAGTATCATAAACATACTGTAGCATAAACATTAATTAAGCCTCACATTTTGCCTTGTGTGAGGAAAAATCAACAAAGCTATCGAATCAATGCTTCAAAGGACTTTGTGATATAGAGTACAAggcattttttcaaaaaaaatgtttttgtaatttctaAAGATTAACAGTCAACAGCACtagtaaaatgaaatgaatgaaaaagagCATCCAGGACATTCTGcagaatttattttttgtgtttgacAGAAGAATGAATGTCAGCTAGGGAACAATGTAAGGGTCAGCAATTGATGACAATTTTCTTTTGTAGTTGAAGTAGtcctttaattcatttaaactacACTTAATGACTTTGGGAAAAAAATACTTATTCgattaaaaaatatagtaaaatacatcttgtaatattgttattaattttacaatttaaaataattattttctaattaaatatattcaaaaagtaaattattcctgtgatggcatggcaaaattttcagcaacatttctccaatccatttcttattattatcaccaATGTAATTGATCTCCAAtccatttcattatatttttttgttgaaaatctgatattttttcatgattctttggtGACAGTTCAAAAGCACtgcatagacttttttttttttgcaacagtaCATCAAACATAAAAAGTCACTAAGGCAATATAACAAGGCAATATCTGAACGATCTTTAaaattaaactggaaaaaaaagtttcctgTGCTACTTCAACTTCACATAAAAAGCCATCACAAATCTCACTTTTAGTTCTGACGTTTTCAGTGAACTGACATCAAAAAGATGGAGAAGTAACAGCATAACTGTCATAACATGCAGACTGGAGTTTAAACACTACAGCGCACCAACAAACACCAGGACAGGAAATTTCCACCAATGAGATAGATCAAAGGAATTATCTGCAAGCTTTTGGCAGTCATGTAAACTTTCAACCTTGAGCTTCTGAATAGTCCACCAACTGATTCAAGCAAACGTCCACAtccacaaaagaaaacaaattcaaCAACAATGGCTATAGAAGATCTGATTGCAGCTTCCTCATTCCTCCCTTTAGTTTGGTTAGtctttcaacatttttattttcctatGTTGCCATGACAGCAAAAAGAGAACAGCGTGCACATCTACCAAAGCAAACATGAACAACCGATGACTGCTAAGGCAACACTTAAAATCATACACTGAATTTCACACTGCTAGAACAGAGGACCTAACCCACAGGTTCACTAGACAAGAACATGAGGCTACACCCATCACTTTTTCTTCTGGGTGAAAGGTCTCTCATTGATGATTCACTCACTGATGCAACAGAACTAAACTACCCTGCAAAACAGATAAATTAACCTTAGTTCTTGATCCAGAGTAATATCATAAAGACAGTATACCTAAGCTAAATAAATGGTATCTCAGGTTTTGTCCCACAATCTGCTTGTCAGATCACACAATGGCCCGTGGGCACCAGCTGCAGAGAGACATGGGCACGCAGAAAAGAGGAATGAGCAGATGGCAGCCCTGCGTGAGAGAGATGAGGGGAGGGGAACAGAAGATTCAGACAGGAAGGCTCTGGCTCCTGGGGAGGCTGCTCATCCACTCACTGCAGCCCAGGAGGGATGAGAGAGAACAGGCTGCTCAGATGCAGGGAGCTGGGCGGAGACGAGATGACCGGGACCGAGATAGGAGGCCAGAAAGGACTATGAAAATAAGCACTGTGTGACATTCAGTGATGTCAATGGTATTTCTCCAAGACGTAAACACAGATGACAGCCAAAAGGCCTTATCTACAAGGCCTTTGTTATATAGTTAAACTAAGGCAATGTTTTAAAGCTGAACATATTGCTTTTTTTCTAAAAACAGACTTTAACAGACTTGTGATCCTTCCTCGTATGAGCTAGATTTGAGAAACACTTTG encodes:
- the tpd52 gene encoding tumor protein D52 isoform X2 translates to MGSMEEPVEEYKSPFNFEQGVNTSYLYLSPKESFTPPGSPVLPLRGPKSPDFIPEVGEDAVNAVPSSPYTALTEEEQAELHSELAKVEDEIQTLSQVLAAKEKQVADIKRKLGITPLNEFKQNLSKGWHEVTTSTAYKKTSETLSQVGQKATTAFSSVGSAITRKLEDVSIRSIQHSASMPVMRNTPTFKSFEEKVETLKTKISPTPSTGDTEEVSESTPDGEPVAEHPEGTCPPDQKTH
- the tpd52 gene encoding tumor protein D52 isoform X4 → MEEADQGPKSPDFIPEVGEDAVNAVPSSPYTALTEEEQAELHSELAKVEDEIQTLSQVLAAKEKQVADIKRKLGITPLNEFKQNLSKGWHEVTTSTAYKKTSETLSQVGQKATTAFSSVGSAITRKLEDVRLQSFSNSFGIRSIQHSASMPVMRNTPTFKSFEEKVETLKTKISPTPSTGDTEEVSESTPDGEPVAEHPEGTCPPDQKTH
- the tpd52 gene encoding tumor protein D52 isoform X5, with the protein product MGSMEEPVEEYKSPFNFEQGVNTSYLYLSPKESFTPPGSPVLPLRGPKSPDFIPEVGEDAVNAVPSSPYTALTEEEQAELHSELAKVEDEIQTLSQVLAAKEKQVADIKRKLGITPLNEFKQNLSKGWHEVTTSTAYKKTSETLSQVGQKATTAFSSVGSAITRKLEDVR
- the tpd52 gene encoding tumor protein D52 isoform X1, which produces MGSMEEPVEEYKSPFNFEQGVNTSYLYLSPKESFTPPGSPVLPLRGPKSPDFIPEVGEDAVNAVPSSPYTALTEEEQAELHSELAKVEDEIQTLSQVLAAKEKQVADIKRKLGITPLNEFKQNLSKGWHEVTTSTAYKKTSETLSQVGQKATTAFSSVGSAITRKLEDVRLQSFSNSFGIRSIQHSASMPVMRNTPTFKSFEEKVETLKTKISPTPSTGDTEEVSESTPDGEPVAEHPEGTCPPDQKTH
- the tpd52 gene encoding tumor protein D52 isoform X3, translating into MGSMEEPVEEYKSPFNFEQGVNTSYLYLSPKESFTPPGSPVLPLRGPKSPDFIPEVGEDAVNAVPSSPYTALTEEEQAELHSELAKVEDEIQTLSQVLAAKEKQVADIKRKLGITPLNEFKQNLSKGWHEVTTSTAYKKTSETLSQVGQKATTAFSSVGSAITRKLEDVRNTPTFKSFEEKVETLKTKISPTPSTGDTEEVSESTPDGEPVAEHPEGTCPPDQKTH